Genomic segment of Desulfomicrobium apsheronum:
TCATGCGATTCTTCTGCGCTTCCGTGGCCGTGCCGTTCCCGCTGGCCTGCATCAGCTCGGCCATCTCGTCATCCATTCCGCCTCGCGCGGCCGGATTCAGCAGCGCCCGGACACCCTTGCCCGTGGCACGCCTGAAAAAGGAAAAGGCCATCTTGCCGTGATCGCGGTGAATGAGGTTGCCCTTGCCCATGGTCGTGCCCAGCAGAAACTGCAATGCGTCCACACCGCACATGTCCGTCTCAACCACAGCCACGATCTCCGTATCCTCGGGATTTTCAAGCTCGCGCAGGGCCAGCTCGGCGGCGCGGATGCCGATGGCCAGGCCCGGACAGCTGTGTCCGTGGAAGGCGATGGTCGCGTCTATCTGTTCCGGTGAAATCTGGCAGGACATGCAATTCTCCTTTTCAGTTTTGGGGGATGACTATGGATCGGCCGTCAATGCGGTGAATGTGCACCGGCAGGCCGTAAACTTCGTGGATGATCTCCGGGGTCACGCAGCCGGGCGTGGTCATGGCGTGGATGTCTCCATCCTTCAGGAAAATCGTCTTGTCGGCATGGCGCAGGGCCATGTTCAGGTCGTGCATGCTCATCACCGCCGCGATGCGATGCTCATCCACCACCCGGCGGATGAGGTTCATGATCTCTACCTGATTCCTGAGATCAAGCGCGCTGGTGGGCTCGTCGAGCAGCAGCAGCGAAGGCTCCTGCACCAGGGCGCGCGCGATGCACACTTTCTGCAGCTCGCCGCCGCTCAGGGTGTCGATGTGGCGCATGGCCTTGGAGCACAGGTCCATGGTGTGCAGAATGGCGTCGGTCTTGCGCAGATCGTCATCGCTCATGCGCCAGCGGATGTGCGGAGTGCGACCCATGAGCACGGCGTCGAAGACCGTCAGGCGGGAGGCCTCGTTCTTCTGGGAGACATAGCCGATGTCGCGGGCGATATCCGCGGGCGCAAGCGAAAGGATGTCGCGCTCCTGCACCAAAATCGATCCCGAGGCCGGACGCAGGATGGCGTTCATGCATTTGAGGAGCGTGGTCTTGCCCACTCCGTTGGGGCCGAGGATGGCCAGAAGCTCGCCGCGCTCAAGGCTGAAATCGATGTTCCGCAGGAGCGGATGGCTATTGTAGGTGAAATGCACCCCGCACACCGAGAGCATCATGAGCGCCGCCCCCTTACAATGAGATAGAGAAACGTCGGCGCGCCCAGAAAGGCTGTCAGCACCGAGACAGGCAGAAGGTGCGGAGCCATGACGAGCCGGGCCGCCGTGTCCGAGGCCAGCAACAGGAGCGCGCCGCCGACCAGCGATGCGGGGAGCAGAAACCTGTGATCCGCTCCGATGACGCGGCGGAACATGTGCGGCACGACCAGCCCCACGAAGCCGATGATGCCCAGAAAGGCGATGAGCACAGCCGTGACCAGGCTGGCCAGCAGCATGCCGACGATGCGCACCCGCTCGACCCGCACCCCGAGCCCTTTGGCCGTCTCGTCCCCGGCGTCGATGGCGTTGTAGTTCCAGCTATTGGCCAGAAAGTAGAGGGTACAGCCGAGGGTCGCAAAGGTCATGAGGCCAAGCTCGGCCCAGGACGCGCGGGACGTGTCCCCGAAAGTCCAGAAGACCATGGCCGAGAGCTGCACGTCGGTGGCGAAATACTGCAGGAACATGGTCCCGGCGGTAAAGAGCGCGCCCAGGGCCACCCCGGCCAGGACCATGGTTTCGGGCCTGGTGCCGCGCGTGCGGGAAATGGCGATGATGATCCCGGATGCCACCAAGCTGGCCAGGAAGGCCGAGATGGTGGTCACATAGGGACTGGTGATGTTCACGGCGCTTTGCCCCGAGGTCATGAGCCCCGAGTCCAGGGCCATGACCGAAAAAGCCGCGCCAAAGGCGGCGGCATGGGAAATGCCAAGGGTGAAGGGGGACCCCAGCGGGTTGCGCAGGATGGCCTGCATGACCGCTCCGGCCACGGCCAATCCGCCACCCGCGACCATGGCCGCCAGCGCCTGGGGCAGACGGATGCCGCGCACGATGGCGTCCACCCGGGGACTTGCGGACTGGCCGAGAAGGCTCGCGAGGACATCGCCCAACGGCAACCCCGCCGCGCCGACACACAGGGACAGAAGCAGAAAACCACCCAGCGCGAGGATGCACGCGACCACGACCAAGGTCTTCCAGGCCAGATAGCGTTTGTACTCCTCGGGCACGTTCCCGTGATCGGAATGCATCAGCGCACCGGCACCGGGATGAAGGCCAGTCCGGAAAAGGTCCGGTTCATCTCATCAAAAACGGACTTGCCGACCACAAATGAGTAGATCTCGTCGGCCTTGGCTTTTGGATCGACGTCCGCGAACCCCTCCGGATACAGAGTCTTGCCCACGAAATAGGCGTTGGCCAGGATGGATTCGAAATTCTGGGAATACCAGTTGTAGGGCAGCACCCCGTAAACCCGCCCCTCGGCTACCGCCGAGAGCGTTGCATATGCGGGATCGGTGCGCAGCTCGTGCAGGCCACCGGCATCCTCGCCCATCTGTAATGTGGAGAGGTCAAGAAACAGATGGTCCGGATCCCAGACCACGATCTTCTCCTTGGCCACATCCGTGTTGCTCAGATCCCTGCCCGCCCCGCCCTCTTCGCGGGCCAGGTTGCGGGCATTGACGAACCCGAAGGGCGGATAGGTCGGCTCCGTGGACTGAAAACCGTGCGGCCCCTTGTAGGCCACGCCGCCGATGTAGGCCGTGGGCCGCTCGGAATCCGGAATGTCCGCCGTGCGCCGCCCAAGATCGGCGATGGCCGCGTCGAAATAGGCGACAAGACTCTCGGCCCGCTCCTCCTTGCCCACAATCTGGCCCATGAGCCGCAACGCCGAATAGAATCTGTCGCGACGATCACCCAGATCCCCTGCGTCGAGCACGACCACGGGGATGCCGGTCTTGTTCTGCAGTTCCACCGGATCATGGCCCATGGTTGCGTAGGTCTTGAAGATGACCTGCGGCTGGGGATCGAGGGTCAGGATCAGCTCCGGGTTGTCCTGTCCACGGAACTGGCCGAAGATGGGCATGGTCTTGAACCCCGGATTGGCCAGGGCGTAGGGCCGCGAATCGAAGCGGTTGCGCCTTGATTCGATGTCGTCCACGGCCACGGCCAGATCCTGGGCCTGAAGGTACGCCAAGAGACGCAGGCAGCCGGAGCCGGAGCAGATGACGCGAGTGACGGGAGCCTGAAGTTCATGGGAGCGGCCCAGAGCGTCGGTGACTTTCAGCGCCTGGGCCGGAGAGGTCGCGCAAAGGACAAGGCCGATCAGGAATAACGTGCGAAGCGGCATCGGAATCTCGCGTTGCTTGATGGTTTGAAAAAATGCGCGGGTCCTTGGCCACCGCAACTGTCGCACTGCTGTCAGCTTCCCTTCAGAGCGAAACGAATCGGCAGCAAGGCGGCACACTCCATGCCCCGCCCCCGACAACCTGGACGTTTTTGAGATCTCCGCCAGGGCCTATGACCAAGTTCAGGACCACCAGCCCTTCCCGGCCTCGGCGGCACGGGAGGAAAAGAGCAACACTCGCCCAACCCAAGCTCCGACACGTCAAGACAAGCGAAATCTGTAATTCTGACTAAATTACTCATGAATTCAAGAAGTAATAAAATTTATGCGACGTGGAATCCCGTAACCCATCTGATTCGTGTAATCAATACCATAAGCGTAACACTATCTACATAACATCCTCGCCATAATCCAACCAACATCTTCACCACCATGGCTGGACAACTAGGTTCAAGGCACGAGAAAAATCAGGGCCACCCATAGCGGCAAAATTTTGCCGCAGCTGACCCTAGACGCTGTAAATCGATGCTGCGCAGCATGACAACCGGGATTGAATCAGGGAAACCAGGACACGAAGATACGAAAGAAAGCGGCAGGGAAGGACAGAATGGGATCAGGTCAGTTTAAGATCATATTCGGCGAGCTTGTAGCGCAGGGTGCGGGGACTTACGGCCAGGATCTCGGCCAACCTGGCCTTGCTGCCCCCCGCCTCGGCCCAGCCCCTGATGATGGCCGTGACCTCGGCCTGACGCACGGCCGCTTCCAGGGTCATGACGTTCTGGCCGCACTCCGTGGCCGGCAACCCGGTGGCCAGACGCATTTCCAGGGGCAGATGGGCGGGTTCGATGAGCGGATCGGCGCAAAGCAGAACAAGCCGTTCGGTCAGGTTGCGCAGCTCACGCACGTTGCCCGGCCAGGAATAGCCGCACAGGGTATCAAGAGTGGCCGGGGCCAGCCGCACATCGGGTTTGTGATAGCGGTGCCGGTACATGGCCAGAAAATATTCGGCCAGGGGAGGAATGTCATCGATGCGCTCCCGCAGCGGCGGAAGGGTCACGGGGATAACATTGAGGCGATAATACAGATCGGCCCGGAATTCCCCGGCCGCGACCATCTTGTTCAGCACCCTGTTGGTGGCCGCCACGATGCGGGCGTCGAAGGGCTGGGTCTTCTCTCCGCCCAGGCGGCGGAAGGTCTTTTCTTCCAGGACTCGCAGAAAATCGACCTGGTTGGGCGGCGGAATCTCGCCCACTTCATCCAGAAACAGGGTGCCGTCGGCGGCCATCTCGAAGCTGCCCTTGCGCTGGCGCTGCGCCCCGGTGAAGGCTCCGGCCTCGTGCCCGAAGAACTTGTCGGCGAAGAGTTCGCCCTTGAGCACTCCGCAGTTGACGGGGATAAAGGGCTTGGCTCTGCGGCCCGAGAGCTGATGTACGAGCCGGGCGAAGAGTTCCTTGCCCGTGCCCGATTCGCCGTAAACCAGGATGGTCGCATCCGAACCGGCCACCTGCGTGGCCAGGCGATAAAGATCGCGCATGGTGCGGGACTGAATGACGAACTTGCCCAGACCGTCTTCTGTTCCCAGCTCCAAAATCTCTGCTCCGGCCGAATCCTGCGGAGCATTCGGCAAATTATTGCCAGACCGGGCACGCCCTCTGCCTCTGGCTTTTTTACCGTTATCTGCACGAAATTCCATTGATTCTATCCTTTACAATGCATACTGAAAAACCGGAAATGCTGCTCGAAACCCCTTTGCCAAACCGACCTGTCATTTGGGAAAAAAGGAACAAACTTGCCGATTGCGGCAATATTTTGCCGTTTACTCTCTGCACTCACACACGTCAACACACGGCTGGCGTATATTTCCGTGCTGGCACACTCCTTGCCTAGAAGAGCTTCGGATGCGCTGTGCATCGTAGTGCTGAATCAATCAATGCTTGAGGAAACGTGTAAACGGGAGCGAAACAGGAATGAAACTGAACACGAAGTGGATGCGAATTCTGGGAGGGGCCGCAATGGGCGCACTCCTGTTGGTCACTTTGGCTTGGGCTAGCAATAACCCCGAACTCGCGGATGAAGCAGCCAAACAGCTGGCGGAAGCCACGGGCACAACTTCCGCCCTGCCTTGGTGGGGCTGGCCTACCATCTTGCTGTTTTTCTGTTTTATACTTGGCATCATCGCGGTTCTTGCCGGTGTCGGCGGCGGCGTGCTCTACGTACCGCTGGTCAGCGGATTTTTCCCCTTTCATCTTGACTTTGTCCGTGGCGCCGGTCTCCTCGTAGCCCTGGCCGGAGCCCTGGCAGCCGGTCCCGGTCTGCTGAAACGCAACCTGGCCAGCCTGCGTCTGGCTCTTCCGGTGGCGCTCATAGCATCAAGTTGCGCCATCGTCGGTGCCTTCCTTGGCCTGGCCCTGCCAAACCACATCGTCCAGATGTGCCTGGGCGGCACCATCATGGGCATCGCCATCCTGCTTCTGCTCTCCAAGAACACGGCCCGTCCCGTCGTTGAAAAGCAGGACGCCCTGAGTTTGGCTTTTGGAATGAGAGGCGCCTACATGGAGCCCGCCACCGGCGAGATCGTGGAGTGGAAAACGCACCGCACCGTCATGGGCCTCCTGCTCTTCATCGTCATCGGCATCATGGCCGGCATGTTCGGACTTGGCGCAGGCTGGGCAAACGTTCCTGTCCTGAACCTGCTCATGGGCGCACCGCTCAAGGTCGCCGTCGGCACCAGTAAATTTCTCCTCTCCATCACCGATACTTCCGCCGCCTGGGTTTATCTGAACCAGGGTTGCGTCATCCCGCTCATGGCCATTCCTTCCATCGTGGGATTGATGATGGGTTCTTTCGTCGGTGTGCGCCTGCTGGCCATCGCCAAGCCCACCTTCATCCGCTACATGGTCATCGGCGTGCTGCTCTTCGCGGGTGGAAAGGCATTGGCCAAGGGCCTGGGCTTCTAACATATTCCAGAATCTAAGGAGAAAAGACATGAATAAACCCGAGACCAACGCGCCTGCCGAACAGATCGCCTACGCAAACATCCTCTTCTACGGATGTTGGAGCGGCCTCGCGCTCATGCTGGTAACATACTTGCTCTACGTCACCGGCATCATGGACCCTTACGTGTCAATGGATAACGTGATCAAATACTGGTCGCTGCCTGTTGGTCAGTATCTCACTGACAACAACGTGCCCACCGGCTGGGGCTGGGCGACGCTTCTGTCCAACGGCGATTTCCTGAACTTCCTCGGGATCGCGCTTCTTGGCGGTCTGACCATTGTGGCCTATATTCCGGTCACTATCACCTACTTTAAGAAAAAGGACTTCGCGTTCGCCATTATCGCGTTTCTTGAAGTCCTGGTCCTGTGCTTCGCGGCATCCGGAATCGTCGGAGGCGGCGCGCACTAAAGGAGAGGCTCGTGCTCAAACGGATTGAAGAACTGATCGGCACCGATTGCCCGGACCTGCCCTCCCTTCTGGATGGGCTACCCGTTGGGGTGGCCCTCCTGGACAACGAGGGACATGTCCTCATGCTCAACAAGGCCCTCGAAGCCATGACCGGTTACACCCGAGAGGAAGTGCGCGGACTGCCTTGCAGGCACGTCCTGCGCAGCCGGGCCTGCCTGCAGGACTGTCCCCACGGGAAGGATGCGGCTCCGGGAGTCGGGATCGAGACCGATTGCATCAACCGTCATCACCGCAAGATTCACGTCCGCATCACCCCGGTGCGTGTCCTTGATGGAAACAACCGACCCATCTGCGTGCTCGACGTGGTGGAAGAGTTGACGGCCTTGCGGGAAATCGAGGCGCGCCTGTCCCAGGTCGCGGACCATGGCCAGATCGTGGGTCGCAGCCCGGCCATGAAAAAGATTCTTGGACTCGTGCCCGTCATCGCCCAGCACGACACCCCGGTGCTGATCACCGGCGAGACAGGCACGGGCAAGGATCTTTTGGCCGAATCGGTGCACAAGGCCTCGCCAAGATCACGCGAGCCCTTCGTGCGCTTCAGCTGCGGCCCCATGCCCTCCGAACTGCTCGACGCCGAACTGTTCGGACGCATGCAGGGCCCTGACGGAAAACTCAAGGCCGGCAGGTTCCAGCAGGCCCAGGGCGGAACCCTGTACCTCTCGGAGATCGCGGATCTGCCTCTCTCGCAGCAAAGCAGCCTGGTCAGATTTCTGGACGAAGGCACCATTGTGCCTGTCGGCGCGGGCAAGCCCATGCGTGCAAGCGCAAGGCTCATGGCTTCCACGGCCGAGTCTCCGGAAAAGCTGGTGCAGGAAGGACGTCTGCGGGAGGATCTTTTCCATCGCATTTCAGCCATCCGCCTGCACCTGCCCAGACTCAAGGATCGCGGGGAAGACCTCGGGTTCCTGCTGCACCATTTCATGGGCCATTATGCGACGCGTTTCAAAAAGAACATCACCGCCATAAGCCCCAAAGCCCAGCGCCATGTGTACGCCCACGATTTTCCGGGCAACGTGCGCGAACTCAAAAACATCATGGAATTCGCCGCCATGGTATGTAGCGGCGACACCATCCGGACCGAGCATCTGCCCATGCATCTGACGGACGACGCCGAAACCGAAGCGCCTGTCCGCCCGGTGGAAAAGAGCCGCAAGGCCGGTCGCAAGAACACGGAGGAGCGATAGCAATGGAACGCCGCGTGCTGATCACCGTCGCCAAGGACGAAATCGCCCCTCGCTTCGATCTGACTACCGAAGCCCTGTTGCTGACCATTTCCGAAAGCGGAGAAATCGTCTTGCGCAAGTCCTTTCTTCTGGCTTACGCTTCTGGAGACGAACTTTGCGATCTGGCCCTTTCCAGGGACATCGGAACCATCGTCTGCGGAGGCATTGAGGACGAGTATTACCACTATCTGCGCTGGAAGCGCATCGACGTCATCGACTCGGTCATGGGTCCGGTGGAACGCGTTGTCTCCCGCCTGACGGAAGGAACACTCAAAGCCGGAGACATCCTCTACGACCGGGCAACGGAAAAGAAATGAAAAAAATCCTGTCCGGCCCCATGGATGCCATCAAGGCCGACCTGGCCACGGAGATCAATTCTCCAGACCGCTACAAGCTTTTGCGGCGCAAGATCGTTTCGCTCATGGCCCTGGTCACCCTGCTGCCGCTGCTCTCGCTGGCCGCAATCAATTATTACGAGCACCAGAGCTCCATGTCGGCCGAAATCCAGGCCCCGCTCAGGGCTCTGGTGGGCAAGGCCAAGCATTCCTTCGAGCTTTTCCTGGCCGAACGGACCTCGGCGGTGAGTTTCATCGCCTCGGCCTACTCCTTCGACGAACTCTCCAACGACGCCAATCTGCAGCGCATCTTTCAGGTCATGCGCCGTGAATTCACCGGATTTGTCGATCTCGGGCTCATCGATACTGCCGGCAACCAGATCAGCTACGCCGGCCCCTACGATCTCAAGGACCGCAACTACACCTCCCAGGACTGGTTCCATCAGGTCCAGTTCAAAGGCACGTACATAAGCGACGTATTCCTGGGTTTTCGCAAATTTCCCCATGTGGTCATCGCGGTGCGGCACACCACGGAAAGCGGTCAGTCATGGATTCTGCGGGCCACCCTCGACACCATGCATTTTGACCGCATCATCTCGGCCATGGGTCTTGAACCCGGCAGCGACGCCTTTTTGGTCAACCGCAACGGAGTCCTGCAGACCGAATCGCGACGCTACGGGAAGGTGCTGGACATGTTGCCCTTCAGCCTGCCGCCAACAAATTTCGAATCCAACGTGCAGGGTATCCGCGACCGCGATCAAAACGACATCTTCATCGCTTCGGCCTTCATCGCCGACTCGGACTTCGTTCTCGTGGCCGTCAAGCTCAAACCGACGTTCTTCAGCACCTGGTACACGGTACGCATTGACCTGCTTGTCATCTTTGTCACCGGCGTCATCTTCATCTTCATCGCCGTCTACCGTCTGACCAGCGTACTCATCAACCGTTTACAGGAGAGCGACGAACAGCGCCTCGGTGCCATCCACCAGATGGAGCATTCGCAGAAGCTGTCCTCCATTGGCCGCCTGGCCGCAGGCGTCGCGCACGAAATCAACAATCCCTTGGCCATCATCAACGAAAAGGCCGGGCTCATGCGCGACATCATGGACCTTCGGCCCGACTTTCCGGACAAGGACAAATTTTCCAGACAGATCGAGTCCATTCTCAAATCCGTGGATCGCTGCCGGGGCATCACCCATCGCATGCTCAGCTTTGCCAAGCGCATGGACGTCAAGATCGAGATTCTGGACCTGAACGCCGTGCTCGTCGAGACATTGGGTTTTCTCGAACGCGAGGCCCAGTACCGAAATATCGAACTCAAGCGCGAACTCTCCATGAACCTGCCCAATATCGCCACCGATCACGGCCAGATCCAGCAGGTTTTCCTCAACATCTTGAACAACGCCCTGGCGGCCGTGCCTGATGGAGGCCGAATCGTACTCTCCAGCTGGAACGTGGATGACGACTATGTCGCCATCTCCATCGAGGACAACGGATGCGGCATGTCCGACGAGACGGCCAAGAACATGTTTGAACCGTTCTTCACCACCAAAAAGGAAAAAGGCACCGGGCTTGGCATGTCCATCACCTATGGCATCGTCAAACGCCTGGGCGGAGAGATCAAGGTCAAAAGCAAATTGAACGAGGGCACCACCATGACCATCCTGCTGCCCAAACACCCTGTGGAAGGTTAATCATGGATATGAACACATGGAACATCCTGTTGGTGGACGATGAGGTCGATTTCATCGTTACCCTGGCCGAACGTCTGGAACTCAGAGGGGTCAACCCCCGTGTTGTCCATGACGGAGAATCGGCCCTCAAAGCCGTGGCCGACAATGTGCCGCAGGTGATCGTACTGGACGTCATGATGCCGGGAATGAAGGGAATCGAAGTGCTGCAGAAGGTCAAAAGCGAACACCCAGATGTCCAGGTCATCCTGCTTACCGGACAGGGCAAGACGCGCGACGGCATCGAGGGCATGCGCCACGGCGCCTTTGCCTATCTGACCAAGCCCCTTGATCTCGAAGAACTGATCCGAACCATCAACGAGGCCATCAATCCGCCGGAAGGAATTCCACATGTCTGAAATCCCGAAAGAAGCGCGTTTCATGGGTGCTGTCACGGCTCAGAACATGCACGAAATGCAGAACATTCTGGCCATCATCCGTGAATCGGCGGGCCTCATGGGCGACATCCTCAAAGTCAACTCCAGGGTCGATTTCAAGCACAAGCCCAACA
This window contains:
- a CDS encoding FmdE family protein codes for the protein MSCQISPEQIDATIAFHGHSCPGLAIGIRAAELALRELENPEDTEIVAVVETDMCGVDALQFLLGTTMGKGNLIHRDHGKMAFSFFRRATGKGVRALLNPAARGGMDDEMAELMQASGNGTATEAQKNRMTELRAGLQQRFMTLPLEEMFCVTPVEQGAPRPPKILESLACAHCGEKTMESRTRRFAGQTLCIPCFQLVEQKI
- a CDS encoding response regulator, which codes for MDMNTWNILLVDDEVDFIVTLAERLELRGVNPRVVHDGESALKAVADNVPQVIVLDVMMPGMKGIEVLQKVKSEHPDVQVILLTGQGKTRDGIEGMRHGAFAYLTKPLDLEELIRTINEAINPPEGIPHV
- a CDS encoding ABC transporter ATP-binding protein: MMLSVCGVHFTYNSHPLLRNIDFSLERGELLAILGPNGVGKTTLLKCMNAILRPASGSILVQERDILSLAPADIARDIGYVSQKNEASRLTVFDAVLMGRTPHIRWRMSDDDLRKTDAILHTMDLCSKAMRHIDTLSGGELQKVCIARALVQEPSLLLLDEPTSALDLRNQVEIMNLIRRVVDEHRIAAVMSMHDLNMALRHADKTIFLKDGDIHAMTTPGCVTPEIIHEVYGLPVHIHRIDGRSIVIPQN
- a CDS encoding sensor histidine kinase, whose product is MKKILSGPMDAIKADLATEINSPDRYKLLRRKIVSLMALVTLLPLLSLAAINYYEHQSSMSAEIQAPLRALVGKAKHSFELFLAERTSAVSFIASAYSFDELSNDANLQRIFQVMRREFTGFVDLGLIDTAGNQISYAGPYDLKDRNYTSQDWFHQVQFKGTYISDVFLGFRKFPHVVIAVRHTTESGQSWILRATLDTMHFDRIISAMGLEPGSDAFLVNRNGVLQTESRRYGKVLDMLPFSLPPTNFESNVQGIRDRDQNDIFIASAFIADSDFVLVAVKLKPTFFSTWYTVRIDLLVIFVTGVIFIFIAVYRLTSVLINRLQESDEQRLGAIHQMEHSQKLSSIGRLAAGVAHEINNPLAIINEKAGLMRDIMDLRPDFPDKDKFSRQIESILKSVDRCRGITHRMLSFAKRMDVKIEILDLNAVLVETLGFLEREAQYRNIELKRELSMNLPNIATDHGQIQQVFLNILNNALAAVPDGGRIVLSSWNVDDDYVAISIEDNGCGMSDETAKNMFEPFFTTKKEKGTGLGMSITYGIVKRLGGEIKVKSKLNEGTTMTILLPKHPVEG
- a CDS encoding NifB/NifX family molybdenum-iron cluster-binding protein; translated protein: MERRVLITVAKDEIAPRFDLTTEALLLTISESGEIVLRKSFLLAYASGDELCDLALSRDIGTIVCGGIEDEYYHYLRWKRIDVIDSVMGPVERVVSRLTEGTLKAGDILYDRATEKK
- a CDS encoding sigma 54-interacting transcriptional regulator; this encodes MLKRIEELIGTDCPDLPSLLDGLPVGVALLDNEGHVLMLNKALEAMTGYTREEVRGLPCRHVLRSRACLQDCPHGKDAAPGVGIETDCINRHHRKIHVRITPVRVLDGNNRPICVLDVVEELTALREIEARLSQVADHGQIVGRSPAMKKILGLVPVIAQHDTPVLITGETGTGKDLLAESVHKASPRSREPFVRFSCGPMPSELLDAELFGRMQGPDGKLKAGRFQQAQGGTLYLSEIADLPLSQQSSLVRFLDEGTIVPVGAGKPMRASARLMASTAESPEKLVQEGRLREDLFHRISAIRLHLPRLKDRGEDLGFLLHHFMGHYATRFKKNITAISPKAQRHVYAHDFPGNVRELKNIMEFAAMVCSGDTIRTEHLPMHLTDDAETEAPVRPVEKSRKAGRKNTEER
- a CDS encoding FecCD family ABC transporter permease, translating into MHSDHGNVPEEYKRYLAWKTLVVVACILALGGFLLLSLCVGAAGLPLGDVLASLLGQSASPRVDAIVRGIRLPQALAAMVAGGGLAVAGAVMQAILRNPLGSPFTLGISHAAAFGAAFSVMALDSGLMTSGQSAVNITSPYVTTISAFLASLVASGIIIAISRTRGTRPETMVLAGVALGALFTAGTMFLQYFATDVQLSAMVFWTFGDTSRASWAELGLMTFATLGCTLYFLANSWNYNAIDAGDETAKGLGVRVERVRIVGMLLASLVTAVLIAFLGIIGFVGLVVPHMFRRVIGADHRFLLPASLVGGALLLLASDTAARLVMAPHLLPVSVLTAFLGAPTFLYLIVRGRRS
- a CDS encoding DUF1634 domain-containing protein, with protein sequence MNKPETNAPAEQIAYANILFYGCWSGLALMLVTYLLYVTGIMDPYVSMDNVIKYWSLPVGQYLTDNNVPTGWGWATLLSNGDFLNFLGIALLGGLTIVAYIPVTITYFKKKDFAFAIIAFLEVLVLCFAASGIVGGGAH
- a CDS encoding sulfite exporter TauE/SafE family protein, which produces MKLNTKWMRILGGAAMGALLLVTLAWASNNPELADEAAKQLAEATGTTSALPWWGWPTILLFFCFILGIIAVLAGVGGGVLYVPLVSGFFPFHLDFVRGAGLLVALAGALAAGPGLLKRNLASLRLALPVALIASSCAIVGAFLGLALPNHIVQMCLGGTIMGIAILLLLSKNTARPVVEKQDALSLAFGMRGAYMEPATGEIVEWKTHRTVMGLLLFIVIGIMAGMFGLGAGWANVPVLNLLMGAPLKVAVGTSKFLLSITDTSAAWVYLNQGCVIPLMAIPSIVGLMMGSFVGVRLLAIAKPTFIRYMVIGVLLFAGGKALAKGLGF
- a CDS encoding sigma-54 interaction domain-containing protein, whose product is MELGTEDGLGKFVIQSRTMRDLYRLATQVAGSDATILVYGESGTGKELFARLVHQLSGRRAKPFIPVNCGVLKGELFADKFFGHEAGAFTGAQRQRKGSFEMAADGTLFLDEVGEIPPPNQVDFLRVLEEKTFRRLGGEKTQPFDARIVAATNRVLNKMVAAGEFRADLYYRLNVIPVTLPPLRERIDDIPPLAEYFLAMYRHRYHKPDVRLAPATLDTLCGYSWPGNVRELRNLTERLVLLCADPLIEPAHLPLEMRLATGLPATECGQNVMTLEAAVRQAEVTAIIRGWAEAGGSKARLAEILAVSPRTLRYKLAEYDLKLT
- a CDS encoding iron ABC transporter substrate-binding protein, producing the protein MPLRTLFLIGLVLCATSPAQALKVTDALGRSHELQAPVTRVICSGSGCLRLLAYLQAQDLAVAVDDIESRRNRFDSRPYALANPGFKTMPIFGQFRGQDNPELILTLDPQPQVIFKTYATMGHDPVELQNKTGIPVVVLDAGDLGDRRDRFYSALRLMGQIVGKEERAESLVAYFDAAIADLGRRTADIPDSERPTAYIGGVAYKGPHGFQSTEPTYPPFGFVNARNLAREEGGAGRDLSNTDVAKEKIVVWDPDHLFLDLSTLQMGEDAGGLHELRTDPAYATLSAVAEGRVYGVLPYNWYSQNFESILANAYFVGKTLYPEGFADVDPKAKADEIYSFVVGKSVFDEMNRTFSGLAFIPVPVR